In Leptolyngbya sp. O-77, the genomic window ACGTCGCTGTCCTACACGTCAATTGCGGCCTCGACGACGCTCGTAACCACGAATCCGGTGTGGGTAGCGCTGCTGTCGTGGATCTGGTTCAAGGAAAAGCCGTCGGGATTGACCAGCCTGGGCATTGCGATCGCCCTTGCAGGCAGTCTCCTAATTGGGCTGGGGAGCAGCACCGGCAGCGTAGCGGGTAGCGATCCGCTGCTGGGCAATGGGTTGGCGCTGGTGGGGTCTTGGGCCGTGAGTTTCTATTTTTTGTTGGGACGCGAGGCGCAGCGCAAAGGGTTGAGCATTGGGCATCACGCTGCCCTAGCCTACAGCGTGGCTGCGCTGACACTGCTGCCCTTGCCGCTGCTGGCAGGTCAGGGATATACAGGCTACCCGCCTGTGGTGTATGGCTACACACTGCTAATGGCGCTGTTTCCCCAGGCAATCGGACATACCAGCCTCAACTGGGCAGTCCGCTGGGTGTCGCCAACCCTGGTGACACTGACGATTCTGGCAGAACCCGTTGGCTCCAGCATTCTGGGATTTCTAGTCTTTCAGGAAAACCCAGGGCGCTCCGTGCTGCTGGGGGCAGCGGTGATTTTGCTAGGGGTGGCGAT contains:
- a CDS encoding DMT family transporter, encoding MSTAALFIRLALQAAGAGGAGFSLFLAATRLLMAALILLPAWRGFPAEALQRDSAEKSGNPDNAGKTVRRSLLYSAGAGVFLALHFAAWITSLSYTSIAASTTLVTTNPVWVALLSWIWFKEKPSGLTSLGIAIALAGSLLIGLGSSTGSVAGSDPLLGNGLALVGSWAVSFYFLLGREAQRKGLSIGHHAALAYSVAALTLLPLPLLAGQGYTGYPPVVYGYTLLMALFPQAIGHTSLNWAVRWVSPTLVTLTILAEPVGSSILGFLVFQENPGRSVLLGAAVILLGVAIAAVGNAPKPSTP